The nucleotide window AGGACAAAAACCTCACCGAGAAGATTAGCAAAATCCTGGCAAAGCGAAAACAGCTGGACAAATTGGACTTGACGTCCGACCTGCGTAGAGCCGACGACTACATTGCCGAACTTGAATTGAGTAGAGACCTCAGCCAGGTGGTAGTCCATCTCGACTGCGATGCGTTTTATGCCGCGGTCGAGGAGCTCGATCGTCCGGAACTGAAAGATGTTCCGTTTGCTGTGGGGAAAGGGGTCTTAACAACATGCAACTATCATGCAAGGAAGTTTGGCTGCCGTTCGGGCATGGCAGGGTTTGTGGCTATGAAACTTTGCCCACAGCTCATTTGTGTGCCCATGAACTTTCAAAAGTACATGGCCAAAGCAGAAGAGGTCCGCCAAGTACTGGCCCTCTACGACCCTGGCTTTGAAAGTGCCAGTTGCGATGAGGCCTACCTCAACCTCACAGAGTACTGCAAAGAGCATCATCTGACTCCGGAAGAGGCAGTCAGCCAGATGCGCGCAGATGTCTTTGAGAAGGCTAAAATCACTGTGTCCGCTGGTATTGCAGCCAACGCAAAGCTTGCAAAGGTTTGTTCGAACATCAACAAGCCCAATGGGCAGTTTCTCCTTCCCAGCGACAGACAGACAATCATGGAGTTTATGAGAACGCTTCCGACACGCAAGGTGAACGGCATCGGCCGTGTTTTCGaacgagagcttgacgccGTAGGGGTCAAAACATGTGGAGACATCTATGCCCACCGCGCGTGCCTAGCCAAGCTCTTCGGGCAAAAGGCATTCCAATTCCTGATGCAGTGCTACCTAGGCCTAGGCCGCACAGTCATCAAGCGCGCCGAAGACTACGAGCGCAAGAGCGTCGGCACTGAGACCACCTTCAAGGAACTGCAATCACCCGACGCTCTACGCGGTAAGCTTCGCTACATTGCCGAAGAACTAGAAGGCGACCTGAAGCGCACCGAATATAAAGGCCGAACCCTCTGCATCAAGATCAAACTCCACACGTACGAAGTGCACACTCGACAAACCACCCCTCCCTTTGCCGTCCACAAAGCAGACGACTTGTACAAGTACAGTCTCCCCATGCTAGAAAAACTCATGAAAGAGATTCCAAGTATGAAGTTACGACTAATGGGCTTACGCGTCACACACATTATCAGCACAAAGAAACCAGGCATCGACTTCTTCGGCCGCGCAGCAGCAAAACCATCCACAACCGCAACCGCAACCAAATCCACCACGCCAAAAGACGACGCAGCAGCCTGGGAAACCTGGCCAGAAGAAGAATTCGAAGAAGCAGCTCGCCAAGAACGCAACGACGAGATGAATGAGCTGGAGAAATTATCCCAGGAACAAGACCAGCAAGAAACGACGACTCCAGAACCCACGTGGGCCTGCCCTATCTGCAGTATCCCCCAACCACCAGACGACACGAGCTTCAACGCGCACATCGATTACTGTCTGTCAAAACAGACGATCAAGGAAGTTGTAAAGTCTACTACTGCGCCGCTGCCACTACTGGACAGGCAGAACAGCGCCGCAAAGACTGGGCTGAAAAAGGgaggcggtggtggtggtggtaACAAGCGCGCGAGAACAAAAGGTGAAACGCAGTCCGGGTCTGAAGAGCAAGCGAGAGAGAAGCGGCGGGCGTTTTTCTCACTGGGTAATGGGTGAAAACGTTTCGGGGACTCAGGGTAGTATTTAAACGTAGGTAAACGATGATAACGTGCAAGCATTGCCATATATATCAAACCGTCGGTAGATAAATACATACATTGATTAGAAGATTACATTTACATTGCATTGCGTTGCATTGCTCACACAGCCACATTACTTAATTTCAGGTGTTACAAGATAATTAGGAGATGGTGACAGTCAATGTCAGTGTCGACGATAATAACAACAATAAGAACGGCATCAACAACAATAAGTCAATAAAGTCAGATGCAAAAGGGGATATCCAACGAGTGAAAGACAGAGGGAAAACAGATGAATAAAAGCGATCGACATGAAGCAGAGAAAACAAACTCTGTGGTCTAGTCCCTGTTTGACCTTTCTTTTTCTCTTGGTGGGACAATTTGCCAGCACACACACACTACCACGTGCACACACACCAAAGCCACGTCTTCAACCACCCCGCAccaaaaagaaaagaaggcGAAGACGAAAATGAaaaaaagaaagaaaaaaaggCCATCACGGGGTAAACCAACAAACCAACACTCCACCCCACCCCTAGCCTACCATACTTCAAAGAAACCCCCTCTCCGGCTGAACCCTCTTCCTCGAAATATCAACCATAGCCACCGACCCGGACCCCAAAATCCTAGCCTCCCTATTCCCACCCACACCACCACAGGGGCTGGTACTGGCACTGCCGCTGCCCTCGCTAAAGCCAGGGGGAGCAGGCCATGATATGTCTCTCTCCGCCTGGGAGAACGAGTACGCGGCCAGGTCCATGTTCATGGTCGGGGGGTGCGAGCGCAAAGGGTTGAGGCCCAAGTGCGGGGGCAGGTAAGAATTGGAATGGCCCTGACGGGCGATGAAATCGAGTGGTGATACATTGTTCAAGCATGGCATGCTTTTCTGCTGGCGGGGTAGCGAGTCTGTTCGGGGACTGTATGTTTCTGGGTGGGCAGTGTAGGAAGTGTCTGCGCCCGAgtcgtgcttggtgttgcCGTCTCGCGATTGGGAACGATGAACCTCAACTTTGAGCTGGGGTTTCTCTTGTTCGACCTCTTCTGGGATGCCTTCTGGGATACCCTTTTCGCTTTCGCGGCGACGCTCGTAGGCTTGGCGTATGTGCTCACCAGCAGCGTGGGAGAGGGAGAGACTTTCAATTTTGTCGCTTATGCGGCGTAGATCGTCTTGGATCATTGTTACGCCTCGGCTTATTGGCCGTGGTGGCGATGCCGGACGAACTTGCTGGGTTTGCGGGCGACTAGGTGGTGGTGACGCCGACGGTGGAAGGACTTCCAGCGTTTGTGGGCGGCTCGATGGCGGCGAAGCTGAGGATCGGAAGATTTTTTGAGTTTGTGGTCGACTTGATAGCGGTGAAGCCGACGGTGGAAGAACTTCCAGAGTTTGCGGACGACTCGGTGCTGGTGATGACACCGGTGGAAGAATCTGCTGAGTCTGTGGTCGGCTTGATGGCGGTGATGATGCCGGCGGAAGAGCTTGTTCAGTTTGGGGGCGGCTTGGTACGGGTTGCTCTGCTATTGAAGTATTTCCTGACGCGTTGCTCGAGTTTAGGTAATGGTCCACAAGGTCATGGGTGGTTGAGCCCTCAAGCTCTACAGGTGCGTTTTTTCCAGACATGTGGTCCCAGGTGCGTTGCCAGCACCACGACTGTTGCTGCGTGGCCTCCAGGTACTCCGCCTGGTTATTAATGACCCATTCGGGCACGCGTTTAAGATCGGTGTTTAGGAAGTACCAGACATCTTCTGTATGCTGAAGGTCTCGTACGTCGACTGACAGAGTCGAAAGAAGCTGTAAGATGCCATATAAAAGCACCCAACGCCCAAGACGTGCTTCGCGTGGCGAAACGTGTTTCACGTCCGTAGTGAGTTCAAATTGCTCAAACTCATCGATAAGTGTCGATCCTGCCGCGTTTGTCAGTAGAGACTATAAAAGGCCTCAATGCCAACTTACCGTTGAAGCCGACGCCAAGCCTTTCGATGTTTGTTGCCTCAGTAAAGATGAGTGAAAGCTGCAATTGCGCTTTTGCATCCTTGGTGGTCTCAGGGGTAGATGTCTTGGTTTTGTCTTTCTTCAAAGACGAGAAAAAgcccttcttctccttgtctTTGCCTTCTTTTGGTACCTCTTTGGGCAGCAAAGGGTAAGGATGCGGAATGTGGGCATATCCGTTCTTGTTGTCGTATGCCACTAGCATCTCTGTCATGCCAAGTTCCGGAAGATCCGCTTTGAAAGCACTGTTCTGCCGATGCGTCATCTCCCACTTCCTAGAGGAGCGCTCCTCACGTGGATACCAAACTACGTCCCGGTCAACAAGGTAATCGTACAATGACCCGAAGTCTTCCTGCAACGCCCTAGCAACCTTGCGATTAAGCCAGGCCCTGTCTGGAGTCGGTGGCCAGCAGCCATAATTGCGAGTATAGTAGCTGACGAGAAATTGACGGAAAGCTTGGTAGCTCTGGTAGACTGTACTGTTGGTAGACTTTGTAGCGTCTCCATACAGATCATCGAAGTTGAAGCTGGTCAACTTGTCTTCTGCTTCCATGACGCGCAATTGCAGCGTCTTCGCAGCAAGCCCCAGGCTTCGTCTCGTGACTACAGATAAGCGCTTAAAGTCCGGGTGTTCCTCAAGTTCGTGATTCATGATACCCGAAAGATGCACGAAGCTTTCGAGGTAGCCTTGTCGCCATCTGACAGCATCCTGCTCAGCCCATGCAAGAAGCGCCATGGCGTGTTTGGGGCTGTTGCGTACGTCATTAAACCCATGATCAGTAAGGTATTTTGTGATCATATGCACACTGCGTTCCCGAGCTGACAATCCGGATTGTGCATCCGACTCAAGATCGTACATGATCTGTATCTCAGGTTGCAGGGTATTCAGCATTTCAAAAATGTCCGCGCCCACGATAGGTTTGCCATGCAGCAATGCCAGGAAGTTGCGTATGGCAACATGGTGTAGCCTTTGTCCTTGTGGTGTATGTATCCTACTAGGCGCTGTGAACCAGATCTCGTGGGTCGGATTGCGCTGATGGGTCCCGAGAAATGGAGGGGGCGAATTGGAGCGTTCCATGGTGGAGTATCCAGATAGATGTTGGGCACTCGAAGCTGTTCTTGATTCTGCTCTGGCGGACGTTCCATCTGGAGGTGTTTGACCATACAGTCTTCGTTGCGTATGTTGTTGGGAGAGGGTTCGCGAGAAATTCTGGGGCGGTGGGCTTGTATCTTCTGAGAGGTTCCAGTCATCAACGTCGTTATCATCTATCTGGCCATACTGCAAAGCGTTGAGCAACCAAGTGGACCCGGAGTTTTGGAGCACGTCCAGTTCTGCCCTGAGTGAGGGTATCGGGATATCATCATCGGCTTGCTCCTCCTTGAAGTATATGAGAACGCTACCATGCTGCATGTCTTCGTCCTAAGAGAAGTATTAGATGGATTGATGTCTCGAAAGAACAAAGACTTACCACGTCGAATCCGCCGTACGGAAGTAATCCGTCTTTGCCGCCTTTCCACACCATGAAATTCGCCCATGATTTGTGATATGTTGGCATGGGAGGATGGGAAGCGACAGAGTCGGATCGGAAAGCAGGGGGAGCATAAACTGGAATGGCTTTGGTCGGTACTCCTGCCCCTCTACCACGGGGAGCTTTTGTTTCTTTGCCTTTAGCCTGGTACTTTGCCTTGTCCTTGCTCTTGGAAGAGTGATCCGACGTTATGGaagcagcatcagcagtCCTTGGTGGGCGAGAGCGACTTTGGACCGAGGCATTAGAGTATGGTGCTCGACTACTACTACCACCGTTCGAAGAACCACTGTGCGATGTCGTACGACTAAGGGTACTGGATTCGGTGAAGGTGCGGGACATGCCAGTCCGTGAGTTGTGCATACTGGGCGCGTGCGTCATGGCGGTAGACGGACGCCATCCAGCCTCATGTTCGTAGATGGAGGCCGGACCCTTTCCTTTGGATACAGCATgtttctctttcttctcgACCTCTTTCTGCTGGACCTTGCGACTGCGGGCGCCGCGTGCAGACATTGTTTGAACAGGACGACGACAGGACCATCAATTCAATTCGTGGCCAAGGTGGTGGGGAATTGGTGCAATTTTGGTTCTTATTGTTCAAGGATAGCCATAAAAGGCAGGGAACACGTCGGGGCGACTCGAGAGGGTGGTCGTATTCTAATTAAAAGCGATGACAATGCAGGGCGCGGCTGGAAAAGCGTGCGACTGCGACGTGGAAAGGGAGCATTGAAGAACCTCACGGGTCAGACAGGAAGGACGGCAGGTGTGAGAGGGAAACCTTATTAAGGATGCGCGCCCAGGTTGCTCGAATTGAAGTCGTATAGACAGAATGTACCGTATGCTCTGGAAAACCCGTGTCCCTCATTTGGTCTCACAGGATGTGGAGCACAGGGCAATTTCCAAATCGGGCTGGCGGCTGATAAGAAAGTGTAGCCGGTGCGAGTTTGCGCGCGAAGCGAGCAGCCACCAAAGGCGTTCGCAGAAGAAGTGCAACAAGGAGCGTACAGATGGCAATGGTTCTACCAGTTGTGTGCCTGGTTCTGAGGCTAAAAGGGGGCCGAATTGCGTACGTGAGAGGGTGATAGACAGTCCGGCTGATTATTGACTTCTTTTTCTGGGCGTCAGCAATCCACTTGCTTATCGCCCATCGCCCAGGAGGATGCTGGACAACAGTCCTTGTAGGCAAAAATGAGAGAGAAAGTGGTAAATCACAGCCTATATGGACGAAGCTGATAAGTGCTGGTGTCCAAGAGTTATACTACCATCTCAGTGGTTAAGCCCAGACTGCCATGCCATGTTCCCCATCTTGGTCCGGCTCCAGAGAAAGCTTGGGCCCAGGGGGGCGGATGATGAACGAGACGATCGTTCGGAACGAGACGATTCAGGCCGCAACGGCCGCTTTTGTTCGGCGTACCTCCTAGTACGAAGTGAGGGCAACGCGTCGACCAACGATCTCGCCATATCGGATTCGTATGTATGTACCGGTACGATTCAGGAGCGGGACCAACAGAACGACAGACAACAAACGACACCTGTCCATCAAACCGTGGCGTTTGCGTTGTTATTGCACGCCATGCACGCCGCGCCACCAACGCGGACCAAAGCAAAACACTCAAGGGCTGACGCACCAAATAAGTAGGTAGGCACTGAAGCAGTTGGGCTTCCCGTGCTCCATTGCTCAAGCGGAAACAGTGGTGGATAAGGCAAGGCCTGCAGTGGACATGAAATTTTCAAGCTTGTTGTGCTTGTGTATGAAAGGTGACGGCGTCATGTTTTGGTTCGCTGGAAATGAGGAAGGCACGATCCAGCCACACAACACCAGCCTCCCCCGCCTCAGGTATAACCCACATGCCCACTTTTAAAGTAGACTAGCCCGCCATACGTCACTCTATAACACTACGAGCATCCTTTGGCCAGCGTCCTTGCCGACAAGCCGCTGCAAAACAAGATCAATCCTGGTTTGCCTCATAGCTGCCTGATATTAAAAGCGACCTGTCCTACCTTTTCCTGTGCGACAGTGTCTTGCATCTCTTGTCGCTTTGCACCTGTTTGGCGCTTCCCTCCTCCAGCCAGCACTAGGCGCCCAAAAGTGCTTCACCTGACGGCTCTATCAAAAGCAAACACCATCCGCACACAAGCACTTTCCATCATCAAGCCACCGTCAACATGTCGTTTTCCGGCCTATCCTTCATCTTTTGGCGCGTCTTCCAAATCATCACCCTCATACCCACGCTAGGCATGTTAGCTTGGTTTGTCGACTGGTACAACAGCCGCAACCTACTCACACCAGTTTCAATTCTGGTCCTCTTCATCGTATCCGTACTCGGCGCAGTATGGGCATTGGGAACCCTCTTCCTCTACACACGCGCAAAGCACTCGGCCAAGTTTGTTGCCTTTGTCGATCTACTGTTCATGGGAGCCTTCATTGGAGCCGTTTATGCACTCCGTGGCATTGCCGACGCCGACTGCTCTGGTTGGCAGAGAAATGGCTCCTACAGCTCTGATCTCGGATTGTTCACCATCTCTGGATCCTCGTATGGGTTTGACATTGACCGCCAATGCGCCATGCTAAAGGCGTCATGGGCTTTCGGTATCATGTGAGTAGCTTCCACAGAGTGAAAAAAGAAAAATAGACACTGACTCGTTATTAGGAACATCATCTTCTTTTTCATCACTGCTATCTTGGCTCTACTTGTCCATCATCACTACCGCTCTGATCGCGTTGTCGTCAAGCGCGAAGTCCACCGATCTCGCCATGGCCACCGCTCTCGCAGCCCTCGCTACTCGCACAGGAGCCAAAGCCGGAGCCGTCGCAGCTACGTCTAAAAAGAAACGCTCAATGACATGAGCAATGTAAATGGGATCAGGAAATTATGAGGATTAGGTTGGAGTTTGGGGCGCGACATGCAATAGCAGAGTCCGCGACGGTCGAGATGAGATTACGATTTTTCTTTTGATTTCGCGGATACCTATGAGCACTAGAATGCTTGAGCTAGATGCGATAACGTCTCGACATGAGCATGAGGATATGCCAGTTTCTAGGGTTTACTTGCCCTTTCTCAGTAGATAATTAACTCATTTCAAATCACCATCACAACCAAGCCGTGTCTTCCAGTAGTACGCCCATGACACGTCAACAGGCAGATTGTACTAACCACATTGTGTTGCTGCCCGACTTGGAATGATGTTGAAGGCTCAAACAGGCTGACCCTGCGAAGTCGTTGGTGATGCCGGGATACCCGTTGTTCACGTTATCATACTGTGCGCCGAGCACGCTACTTGACTCACGTATCTGACTACACAATTGCCAGCGGCTAAGGTCGCATTGGGTCCGGCGATGATGTGTATGTGAGTTTGATATTGCTACAAAATGCGAGGCGCATAACTCCCATGAGAGGTTCCGTATAAGCAATTCCACCCCGCCATGGTACTGATACAGTGGTGTCTTTACAATAACATGGCAATGCAACGCTGCAGCCATCTCCATTCCATCAAGTCGACACTGTCTCATCGTGTTGCACTACCACACCCTGAAAAGTGCCATGCCGCCCAATTGCCGCTCCACGCACTCTCGTGCCTCTATCACCCCCCGATCCGTCGTGAGGAACATGCACTCTCCAGGGTGCGTCAATCCCTTCACGTAGCTCGCTTCGCGCGACCTCGTAATCTTGGCCAAGTCCATGCTCGTCAGCCATATCCGCCGTGTGGGCTTGGAAATTAGCTTCATGTTCTTCAGCACCGGCTCGTTCTGCCAGTACTTCAGTCCCAACCATAACCGCCTCCGCGCCGGGTTCTCTGGAACGTGTATGTCGTGCACCTGTTCCTGGCCTAGTGGCGCCTTTACTTTCTTGCCCTCCGGCACGTCAATGGGGTAGGCCAGCCATGGCTCTTCTTGCAGCTTCCGCGCCATTATGTCTAATTGTTCGGGGTCTTGTTGTGCTTGTAGGAGGAAGGGCTTTGGTGGGGTTGGGCCGCCGAGTGTTACAGAGGAGAGAAAGCCTTCGCGCTGTAGACCGAGGGCAACCTTGACGTGCATCTTGGAGACGGGTATTGACGTCAGGCCGAGCCGGGCTTTTGAGGCGTTTTGCATGTGCGAGCAGACATGTGCGAGGTTGACGAGCGACATGTTGGCGGCGTCTGGAGGATTTTGCCCTCGATGGGCTGCGGCGTTTGGTGGGCGCGATGGCGGGGCTCCAACTTCGATATGACGGCCTCTCCGGTCAGCGACAATGTCGACAAGAATCAATTCAGCTGGTGCGAAGTTCAATTGCGCGCCGTGTCGTCGGTGGATGCTCAATGCAGCAAATTTCTGGTTGGCTCGGAGGTCCGCAAGTCACGAGTGGATCGTCGTGCCATTCGGTAGAGCTTGGGCCGGCGCCTATCAAACTCCCGCTAGCCAGGCGGGCGCTTCGAGGACGACACAAATAGAAGACAGCGCAGCTGTTGGCCGGAGTCATGGCAGGCTCATATGACAGCCTTGCGACGTATATATGCCTTTGATCTCATCAATCTTGATCCTGAGTGCTAACAGTTCGGTCCTACTTCCTATTTCCAACCATCTCCAGAGCCACATCTTGGCCCCCATATAGTCTGCGCAACTAACTGACTTCACACAAAATCACACTACCTAACACAATGCCTCCACAGCAGGGAGAAGTGTCTCTTTTGACACTGTGAGTTGTTTTCTCCCTAACTGATTCCACGTCTTACTGACCTTGCGATAGGTTTGCTGATGTCCATTACTACATCTCCCCGCCTTCGCAGCATCCCCCGCATCATCGCTTCGACAAAAGCTCCTATGTCTACCTCTACCACAACCCCATGCGCCAGAGCGGGCGGATAGAAATAGCCAACCATGCGGGTACTCCCAACCAAGATGCCTTCGCCGGTCGTACGTCTCTCGCGCACATTTGTTGCGAAAGGTACACAAACTGACGAGGTTGTTGAACAGAACTGGACACGGTCAAGATCGAACAGACATACAAGCACCCATGCTTATTCACTCTCACGGTTGATGCATTCCAGAGCCAAAATGGAAGCCAACCCCCCCACCAGGACATGTCACAATGGCACCTCCCCACACCAGACCCGTCTGGCCAGGGCAAATACATGTATAGACTGCACACGGTGGATCTGTACTTCTGGACACCCGAAGATGCGAGTCTGTTTCTAGACTCTATTCGGAGAGTATTGCAACCACATCAACTACAAATCGTGCGCAACCCAGATACCGCGCTAGCACACTCGGAACACAAGAACGACGCCTTGAGCCCAGTCATCGCCAGACTGGAGAACGCAGCCATATCACACACGAGCCGAAGCACAAGCATTAGCACCACACAGTCATTTCCGGGTCCCCCAAGTGCGCCCGCGCCCACATCACCGCCTCCCAACGAGCAGCTGCCCAACTATGCTCCCATGGCATACAACCCAGCTGCCCCAGCTGCCCCTGAGCCCATTGCCCATCGCGAAAAGACACCACCGCCGCCAGATGCCAACGACGGCACCGGTCTTGGAAGTGCTGCTGTGCATGATCAGCATGCTGCACAGTACGGCAACCCGCTGCAAACGTCTTTTGCGCCCCAGCCAACATCTGGCGCATACTTTCCTGGACCACCCGCACCAGGACAGGGCTTTACAGGGCCACCAAGCGCGTACCGTACAAACACAACGGGGTCAGTGCCAAGCGCAACCCAAACCCCGCCATCCTTCGCACCACCACCGTCTGCTCCTCCACCAGGTCAATACAATGGTCAAACCCCGCCACCTCCATCCCTACAGCGGTCCTCGACGGTGCCTGTCCAACAGTATGCCAACTACCCAAACTCTCCTGGCTTTCCCCCGGCCCCTCAATCACCTCCTGCGCACTCTGCCCTACCTTCTCCTGGCTTTCCTCCACAGCAGTACCAGCCGATGCCTTCTCCTGCTTTCTCGCAGTTTGCCTATGGCAGCACAGCGGAGCAAGGTCAGGCGCCAAACATACATCAGCAGTTGTACCGACCCACCGAGAGTGAGGCTGCTGTACATCATCATGAGAACCCCAACGCGCAACCCCGCAACTCCAACATCGGAAAACGGGTAGATAAAGTGGAGAAGGGGATTGGCAGTTTCCTGAAGAAATTGGACAAGAAGTTCTGAGTATCATATTGGGCATGCAATGTCTTGTATCTATATTGAAGCCTTTTAGCAAGCGTATAGTCATTTGATCGAGTGATGAATCTAATGCATCTCCAACAGTCTTCGTCATGAGCATAACGGGCGTCGCGTCTTCACATGCGATTAGAGGTCTGATCTGCAAGTGCCATCACCATGCAGCCAACCAGGCCAACCAGAAAGCACGCGCTAGTGAGTCCTGGGATCCCCCCAAAATAGCAGCAGACTTCGTACCCGTAGGTGACGTGAAGCTTAGGCGTTGCCTCCACGGCTGATGTGAGCGCTTGAGAGGGCATGATGGAGCTACGACAGCAAGTGCCGAAAGCCTGTTAAACTTTCAGTTCCTAGCAGATTACGGCATTGAAGGATGCAAGAGTTGGCTGGAACAGGGAAATTGGACCAGTTGCCCAGCCACAGCCCGCGGCAGACCCCCTTGGTCAACGCTTCCAATCAACGCAGCATCGCGCATCAAGCCTCAGCCATTCGCCAAGGGAAACATCCGGGCGCAGCCAGATCCTCAAGAGGACGCGCGACCTGCGACGTCCCCCTCATTGTCGTTTGACTGTTCCTCTGAAGAAGCCTCTCACACCGCTCACGCCTCGTATCCTCATCGCAATTTTGGCTTCACCACCGTTACCTAGACATTTTCATTACCACGGTTCGCCGTCGTCTAGTGCGAAACGAGGCCGAGGTCGTGGGCCCACCGAAGCTTGGGCGATCCGCCATTCTCCCGGGTGATCTCATTGTCAAAACAAAGCTTCGGGGACATTTCTTGGTTGAAGCATTTGACGTTTTACCGGCGGACCGTTATATGCTTGACGTTGAATCGATACCATGTTGTTACCCGCCCTTGAAGCAAGGGACGCCACTCTGGAAAGAAGAACCATCTCCAACGAAGCCAGGACCTCTGTTATAGTATGTTTGATCCCTCTGGCAATGATTGCGTTGTTTGCAAACGAAACATTCCGTTCTATATGTGCTGACGCTTGATTTGTAGGTTGGATGCATCGCAGGTTCCATCTTCATCATACTCGTAGTTACATACTTCACGACTCGTAAATACCGCACATCATCCCGCAACACACAAAAAGCACAACAACCGTCCAACGATAAGCTCCCTTCGTTATTTTCATGGAAGAACTTTCGCAAGCGTCCGCGTCGCAATGGCTACTCGACCACTTTGCAAGATACAGAGTATCGCGGAAGCGCCAGTAGGGCGAGTGGTGAGATGCGCGGGGCACCCACGTCCGATCCCGAGAGACAAATCAGTACCAGTGCGGCTGGGGTGGGTAGAAACACATCTATTCGCAGTGTCATGACGCTGCCAGCCTACTCGTCCGCCGCGAGGGAGAATGAGAGGGTACTAGCTCGCGAAGGCGAACGAGCAGGCATGGACAATGTCATCGAGTTACCAGAATCTTTagaagacgaggagagaCAACGAGAAGAAGAGATGGAATCACTATACCAAATAAGGCTGGCACGGCGAATCGAGGCAGCAGACAGAGAGGCACGACGGCAAGCGCGGCGAGAGGCGCGAGCACGAGGCGACGTCCAGGCTCTCGCAGACATTCGACGAAgagcagaagaagcagcagATCTCTCGGTATCCCAAATGCTCATCGCAGAGCACCAAACGCGAACGCGAACGCGAACGCGCGAGCAGCGAGTATCTTCTGTAGCCTACGGCGACCTAGGCGTCGCACGACACGACGGCACCCGCATACGCGGAAACTCGACCGAAAGCGACATCCGCCCTCTCCTCGACTCAGCCGCCTCCTTCTCCGGCCACTCCCGCAACGACACCCACCAGCGCGGCCTCTCGATAACCTCGCTCGCCCAATCCGTCGAATCCCGACCGTCTGAAGATTACGATTTCGCAGACGCTTCGCGCACAAACTCGCATTCCGCCAGTGG belongs to Pyrenophora tritici-repentis strain M4 chromosome 10, whole genome shotgun sequence and includes:
- a CDS encoding Trichoplein multi-domain protein; the encoded protein is MLLPALEARDATLERRTISNEARTSVIVGCIAGSIFIILVVTYFTTRKYRTSSRNTQKAQQPSNDKLPSLFSWKNFRKRPRRNGYSTTLQDTEYRGSASRASGEMRGAPTSDPERQISTSAAGVGRNTSIRSVMTLPAYSSAARENERVLAREGERAGMDNVIELPESLEDEERQREEEMESLYQIRLARRIEAADREARRQARREARARGDVQALADIRRRAEEAADLSVSQMLIAEHQTRTRTRTREQRVSSVAYGDLGVARHDGTRIRGNSTESDIRPLLDSAASFSGHSRNDTHQRGLSITSLAQSVESRPSEDYDFADASRTNSHSASGSDGFEIIPLHPESSYHSHSHSEGGSLPSPQMHVLPEEEAPAYEDPPNYESPVDTRAPQLPALNLNLGRLPSIRIVTEMTPVEARAASPNR